Proteins from one Bifidobacterium sp. ESL0732 genomic window:
- a CDS encoding RNA degradosome polyphosphate kinase — translation MAQIFDAPSKALLRSQIAEHIAETEKSDKRKALPEEQPLPADRYFDRELSWLKFNKRVLEMAEDPEVPLLERANFAGIFASNLDEYFMVRVAGLKRRIDTGIAVTSASGLSPRQQLRSISETAHELQTEHANEAIKHILPELAKEHIVLLSWDKLTSAEQERLSRYYRQQVFPVLTPLAFDPAHPFPYISGGSLNLAVLVENPNSGKTHFARVKVPDNLNRLVPVDDLTDEESREERYGFITMENLIIAHLESLFPGMIIKEARSFRVTRNEDIDVEEDDAENLLNAMEKELLRRRFGPPIRLEISDATSPFLSQLLARRLRVSEDEIFRLPAPLDMKLMFELQDIDRPDLKNKPFIPTTNRQIATVESSRAQDIFAAIRERDILLHHPYDSFSTSVQAFLAQAAADPRVLAIKQTLYRTSSNSPIIDALVDAAQAGKQVLALVEIKARFDEDANIAWARKLERAGVHVVYGIVGLKTHCKLSLVVRQEADGLRRYCHVGTGNYNPKTARQYTDLGLLTCDPVVGQDLTRLFNQLSGYAPRSSFHRLLVAPRTCRSGLVQRIRREEDAARAGHESWIKIKVNSIVDEKTIDALYRASQAGVKIDLVVRGICGLKPGVPGLSENIRVHSILGRFLEHSRIYAFANSAGPQIGEGPAAGPEVWIGSADLMHRNLDRRVEALVRITDPEEVASLIDYVDLQMADTTSSWHMQPDGTYIRHSHDKDGKPLVDCQELLIKTHQRGRK, via the coding sequence ATGGCACAGATTTTTGACGCACCCTCGAAGGCCCTGCTCCGCAGCCAAATCGCCGAGCATATCGCCGAAACCGAGAAGTCCGACAAGCGTAAGGCGCTACCGGAGGAGCAACCGCTGCCCGCAGACCGTTATTTCGACCGCGAGCTGAGCTGGCTCAAATTCAACAAACGCGTCCTTGAGATGGCAGAGGACCCTGAAGTCCCGCTGCTGGAACGCGCCAATTTCGCCGGTATTTTCGCCTCGAATCTCGACGAGTATTTCATGGTTCGCGTTGCTGGCCTCAAACGTCGTATCGACACCGGCATTGCCGTGACCTCCGCCTCTGGTCTCAGCCCACGGCAACAACTGCGTTCGATCAGCGAGACCGCTCACGAGCTGCAGACCGAGCACGCCAACGAGGCCATCAAACACATCCTTCCCGAGCTGGCGAAAGAACACATCGTCTTGCTGAGTTGGGACAAGCTCACCAGTGCCGAGCAGGAACGCCTTTCGCGCTATTACCGCCAGCAGGTCTTCCCCGTGTTGACGCCACTCGCTTTCGACCCTGCGCACCCGTTCCCCTACATTTCCGGAGGCTCGCTCAACCTCGCTGTTTTGGTGGAGAACCCGAACAGCGGGAAGACGCATTTCGCGCGCGTCAAGGTTCCCGACAATCTGAACCGTTTGGTTCCCGTCGATGATCTGACCGACGAGGAAAGCCGCGAGGAACGTTATGGCTTCATCACCATGGAGAACCTCATCATCGCCCACCTCGAATCGCTCTTCCCAGGCATGATCATCAAGGAGGCACGCTCGTTCCGCGTCACCCGTAACGAGGACATCGACGTCGAAGAGGATGACGCCGAGAACCTTCTGAACGCCATGGAGAAGGAACTGCTGCGCCGTCGTTTCGGGCCGCCGATCCGCCTCGAAATCAGCGATGCCACGAGTCCGTTCCTCTCTCAACTTCTGGCACGCCGTCTGCGTGTCAGCGAGGATGAGATTTTCCGTCTGCCTGCTCCGCTTGACATGAAGCTGATGTTCGAGCTGCAGGACATCGACCGACCAGACCTCAAGAACAAGCCCTTCATTCCCACCACGAATCGCCAGATCGCCACGGTCGAATCCAGCCGTGCACAGGACATCTTCGCCGCCATCCGCGAGCGCGACATCCTTCTGCACCACCCTTACGATTCGTTCTCCACTTCGGTGCAGGCCTTCCTGGCGCAGGCCGCGGCCGACCCGAGAGTCTTGGCCATCAAGCAGACGCTCTATCGTACTTCCAGCAATTCGCCGATCATTGACGCACTGGTTGACGCCGCGCAAGCCGGCAAACAGGTCTTGGCGCTGGTCGAGATCAAGGCACGTTTCGACGAGGACGCCAACATCGCTTGGGCGCGCAAGCTCGAACGCGCCGGCGTTCACGTGGTTTACGGCATTGTGGGCCTGAAGACACATTGCAAGCTTTCCCTGGTCGTGCGCCAGGAGGCGGACGGTCTGCGTCGCTACTGCCACGTCGGCACGGGCAATTACAACCCGAAGACCGCTCGCCAGTATACCGACCTCGGCCTACTGACCTGCGATCCGGTGGTTGGACAAGACCTGACACGTCTGTTCAACCAGCTTTCCGGCTACGCCCCGCGTTCCAGCTTCCATCGCCTGCTGGTCGCCCCGCGCACCTGCCGCAGCGGACTCGTCCAGCGTATTCGTCGTGAGGAAGACGCTGCACGCGCCGGCCACGAATCCTGGATCAAAATCAAGGTCAATTCCATCGTCGACGAAAAGACCATCGACGCACTCTATCGTGCCAGCCAGGCCGGAGTGAAAATCGACCTCGTCGTTCGCGGCATCTGTGGTCTGAAGCCGGGGGTTCCGGGCTTGAGCGAGAACATCCGCGTCCACTCCATCCTCGGCCGATTCCTTGAGCACAGCCGCATCTACGCCTTTGCCAATTCCGCGGGCCCACAAATCGGCGAGGGGCCGGCAGCCGGACCGGAAGTCTGGATCGGTTCCGCCGACCTGATGCACCGCAACCTCGACCGCCGCGTGGAGGCACTGGTACGCATCACCGACCCCGAGGAAGTCGCGTCGCTGATCGATTACGTCGATCTACAGATGGCCGATACCACCTCGTCCTGGCACATGCAGCCGGACGGCACCTATATTCGTCATTCGCATGATAAAGACGGTAAGCCTCTGGTCGATTGCCAGGAGCTGCTGATCAAGACCCATCAACGTGGCCGCAAGTAA
- a CDS encoding NUDIX hydrolase, giving the protein MTSELKPSHVVESAGGIPYRWIATGKAKSLDERAEKASKFAEARASHSTSKRKRQKHKLPLSEAEIHFRAIITQLEVCLVHRPKYDDWSWPKGKLEEHESSRHAAIREMEEETGVPVALGPSIGEVEYPLNAEGKKSKHTKTGSKTATIYTKHVVYWMAHPIAPETAKSREQVVGTIKHAKTSEIDEVRWLTIPQARKLLSHPLDRDILDQFVDRIQEGALKAQKLIIVRHSKAVARKKWNGTDADRPIIPRGAAASFALNQELGCYAPQKLASSPWLRCMETLEPYAWHTGLEITQLPALTEDAFAADPEATWQCVRKVIDDLFAETDGLTAAKCAVQAGTKAVVKISDTGDSDLQSENTAGNAAVPPESRQKAASAPMNAPKQYSRTTAICMHRPVIGDIFEHLRAMCASKSLAKQLIAKSPYMPTGNAVALFIVKDAEGPRIIDIQRMAPVVY; this is encoded by the coding sequence ATGACCTCCGAGCTCAAACCATCACATGTCGTTGAATCAGCGGGAGGGATACCTTACCGTTGGATTGCCACCGGTAAGGCCAAAAGCCTCGACGAACGAGCCGAAAAAGCAAGCAAATTCGCCGAGGCACGAGCCTCTCATAGTACCAGCAAACGCAAGCGACAGAAGCACAAACTGCCTTTGAGCGAAGCGGAAATCCACTTCCGCGCCATCATCACACAACTGGAAGTCTGCCTGGTACATCGTCCGAAATACGACGATTGGAGCTGGCCGAAAGGCAAACTCGAAGAGCACGAATCCAGCCGTCATGCGGCAATACGTGAAATGGAAGAGGAAACCGGAGTACCGGTGGCCTTGGGCCCGAGCATCGGTGAAGTCGAGTATCCGCTCAACGCCGAAGGCAAAAAATCGAAACACACCAAAACAGGATCCAAAACCGCAACAATCTACACCAAGCATGTTGTTTATTGGATGGCCCATCCGATTGCGCCGGAAACCGCGAAAAGCCGAGAACAGGTCGTTGGCACCATCAAGCACGCGAAAACCAGCGAAATCGACGAGGTGAGATGGCTGACCATCCCCCAAGCCCGAAAACTGCTTTCGCACCCGCTTGACCGCGATATCCTCGACCAATTCGTCGACCGCATCCAGGAGGGCGCGCTCAAGGCTCAGAAACTGATTATCGTCCGTCATAGCAAAGCGGTGGCCCGCAAAAAGTGGAACGGCACCGATGCTGACCGTCCTATCATCCCCCGCGGCGCTGCAGCAAGTTTTGCACTCAATCAGGAATTGGGCTGCTATGCTCCGCAAAAACTCGCTTCATCCCCTTGGCTTCGCTGCATGGAGACGTTGGAACCATACGCCTGGCATACGGGACTTGAAATCACTCAACTTCCGGCACTGACCGAAGATGCCTTTGCGGCCGACCCCGAGGCGACCTGGCAATGCGTACGTAAGGTCATCGATGATCTGTTTGCCGAAACCGATGGTTTAACCGCTGCGAAATGTGCGGTGCAAGCCGGCACCAAGGCCGTGGTCAAAATCAGCGACACCGGTGATTCCGATCTTCAATCGGAGAATACCGCCGGCAATGCTGCGGTTCCTCCAGAATCGAGGCAAAAGGCGGCGTCCGCGCCGATGAACGCACCAAAACAATACAGCCGGACTACCGCGATCTGCATGCACCGACCTGTAATCGGCGACATTTTTGAACATCTGCGCGCCATGTGTGCCTCAAAATCATTGGCCAAGCAGCTTATCGCTAAGTCGCCTTATATGCCCACAGGTAATGCGGTAGCATTGTTCATCGTGAAAGACGCGGAAGGCCCGCGTATCATCGATATTCAAAGAATGGCTCCAGTTGTCTACTAA
- the upp gene encoding uracil phosphoribosyltransferase — translation MQLHVLDHPLVEHKLTVLRDKNTPSNIFRELVSELVTLEAYEATRDLDVVDKEIETPMCKMTGKYLASPRPMVVPILRAGLGMLDGMTKLLPTAEVGFLGMKRDEDTLDIITYANRLPEDLTGRQVFLLDPMLATGGTTIAATHYLIERGAKDITSINIIAAPEGLKRVEDTLDPSINLKVVVCAVDDHLNEHGYIVPGLGDAGDRLYGLID, via the coding sequence ATGCAACTTCATGTTTTGGATCACCCGCTGGTCGAGCATAAGCTCACCGTTTTGCGGGACAAGAACACACCCTCCAATATCTTCCGCGAACTCGTCAGCGAGCTGGTCACGCTCGAAGCCTACGAAGCGACGCGAGATCTCGACGTCGTCGACAAGGAGATCGAGACCCCGATGTGCAAGATGACCGGCAAATACCTCGCTTCCCCGCGCCCCATGGTGGTGCCGATCCTGCGCGCCGGCCTCGGCATGCTTGACGGCATGACCAAGCTCCTGCCCACCGCCGAAGTCGGATTCCTGGGGATGAAGCGCGACGAGGACACGCTTGACATCATCACCTATGCCAACCGCTTGCCTGAAGACCTCACCGGCCGTCAGGTCTTCCTGCTCGACCCGATGCTCGCCACCGGTGGTACCACCATCGCGGCCACACACTATCTCATCGAGCGCGGCGCGAAGGACATCACCTCCATCAACATCATCGCCGCTCCCGAAGGCTTGAAGCGCGTCGAAGACACTCTCGACCCCAGCATCAACCTGAAGGTTGTGGTTTGCGCCGTTGACGATCACTTGAACGAGCACGGTTACATCGTCCCCGGTCTCGGCGACGCCGGCGACCGTCTCTATGGTCTGATCGACTGA
- a CDS encoding lipopolysaccharide core heptose(II) kinase RfaY — translation MADTVRNAALKGDYAQKSSTNEDEEAAVSDSASTTLAPDDIAEVRNAENNSQGAESSGGANSSAGETGQTRSSNQNEGSDGADESGEADGNSEAEGSHENDGSREADKVDSAIRTEDASEFSLFGRRRESFAQRYHLTRRGKAKRLGQIVRIMSQFDVTKGLTPRKMRLMLEALGPTFVKVGQMLSMRSEILPQQYCDELAKLRADADPMPYQTVVETLEQEYGRPVDEIFADIDPKPLGSASLAQVHRATLVTGEDVAVKVQRPGVRQTMAQDVSIMRSIAKAATRFMGSSMQVVDLGGVVEELWDTFEDETDFLMEARHLAEFKRFCEPYRYMDCPKPYMDLCTQHVVVMDYIDGISLNHTGKLIEEGYDLKEIGTKLVDNYAAQILDNGFFHADPHPGNVIISGGKIVLIDLGMVGRLDRKTRQVLRQMIFAVGKQDSPALADGLLRFADVQPDSEDYPQLLSDLDVIVEEYGKVDLADLNIAEFAMALTNLAQRHGIEVPSTITTMSRAMVTLEGTLDEFIPDVNMIQIITDHATTSKRLDEVAADEIKSLGIEGNKALHGSLDALAESKVAMRMLTRGQLRMNMEIVGSEEPLKQISDMINRLTMALIVVGLFVGSSIVYYAGMKPIVFGIPVVGFMGYVVAFILGAWIVFDIYFKGRKAKKAAKNK, via the coding sequence ATGGCCGATACAGTGCGCAATGCCGCTCTGAAGGGTGACTACGCCCAAAAATCCTCGACAAATGAGGACGAAGAGGCTGCCGTGTCCGATTCTGCCTCGACAACACTTGCACCAGATGATATTGCCGAAGTGAGGAACGCTGAAAATAATTCTCAGGGTGCTGAAAGCTCTGGAGGTGCTAACAGTTCCGCTGGCGAGACTGGCCAGACCCGCAGTTCCAACCAGAACGAAGGCTCTGACGGGGCTGATGAGAGCGGCGAGGCTGACGGGAACAGCGAAGCTGAAGGGTCTCATGAGAACGACGGGTCTCGCGAGGCCGACAAGGTCGACAGTGCTATCCGAACTGAAGATGCCAGTGAATTCAGCCTGTTCGGGCGTCGTCGTGAGTCTTTTGCGCAGCGCTACCACCTGACCCGACGCGGAAAAGCCAAGCGGCTCGGCCAAATCGTGCGCATCATGAGCCAGTTCGACGTCACGAAAGGCCTTACCCCTCGCAAAATGCGGCTGATGCTGGAAGCGCTGGGTCCTACCTTCGTCAAAGTCGGTCAGATGCTTTCGATGCGTTCGGAGATTCTGCCACAGCAATATTGCGATGAACTGGCGAAACTGCGCGCCGATGCCGACCCGATGCCTTATCAGACGGTGGTCGAAACGTTGGAACAGGAATACGGGCGTCCGGTCGATGAGATTTTCGCCGACATCGATCCCAAGCCGTTGGGTTCCGCTTCCTTGGCCCAGGTGCATCGCGCCACCCTGGTCACCGGCGAGGATGTCGCCGTGAAGGTGCAGCGGCCGGGCGTGCGGCAGACGATGGCGCAGGACGTCTCCATCATGCGTTCGATTGCCAAGGCCGCCACGCGCTTCATGGGCTCCAGCATGCAGGTGGTCGACCTCGGCGGTGTGGTCGAAGAGCTTTGGGACACGTTCGAGGATGAGACGGATTTCCTGATGGAGGCGCGGCATCTCGCGGAATTCAAGCGTTTCTGCGAACCGTACCGCTATATGGACTGCCCGAAACCGTATATGGACCTGTGTACCCAGCACGTCGTGGTGATGGATTATATCGACGGCATTTCGTTGAACCATACCGGCAAACTCATCGAGGAAGGCTACGATTTGAAGGAAATCGGCACCAAACTGGTCGACAACTATGCGGCGCAGATCCTCGACAACGGCTTCTTCCATGCCGACCCGCACCCGGGCAACGTCATCATTTCCGGCGGCAAGATCGTGCTGATCGATCTGGGGATGGTCGGCCGTCTCGACCGCAAAACGCGCCAGGTGCTGCGGCAGATGATCTTCGCCGTGGGCAAGCAGGATTCGCCGGCGCTCGCCGACGGGTTGCTGAGGTTTGCCGACGTCCAACCTGATTCCGAGGATTATCCGCAGCTGTTGAGCGATCTTGACGTGATCGTGGAGGAATATGGCAAGGTCGATCTCGCCGATCTCAACATCGCCGAGTTCGCGATGGCGCTGACCAATCTTGCGCAACGTCACGGCATCGAGGTCCCTTCGACCATTACGACGATGAGCCGCGCGATGGTCACGCTCGAAGGCACTCTGGACGAGTTCATTCCCGACGTCAACATGATTCAGATCATCACCGACCATGCCACCACCAGCAAACGCTTGGACGAGGTCGCCGCCGACGAGATCAAGTCGCTTGGCATCGAAGGCAATAAGGCGCTGCACGGGTCGCTCGATGCGCTTGCGGAGAGCAAGGTCGCCATGCGTATGCTCACCCGCGGCCAGCTGCGGATGAACATGGAGATCGTCGGCAGTGAGGAGCCGCTGAAGCAGATTTCCGACATGATCAATCGCCTGACCATGGCGCTGATTGTGGTCGGCCTGTTCGTCGGCTCTTCCATCGTGTATTACGCCGGTATGAAGCCTATCGTCTTCGGCATCCCCGTGGTCGGTTTCATGGGCTACGTCGTCGCGTTCATCCTCGGCGCCTGGATCGTCTTCGATATCTACTTCAAAGGCCGCAAAGCCAAAAAAGCCGCCAAAAACAAATAG
- a CDS encoding phasin family protein produces the protein MADYKLGDGLRTVFLAGIGALATTAEKGQQIVDELVKKGELTVEQGKTLNTELKHKAQEVKDDFKADEAKSEGEDAKPSAGAASDDETKESGDKAE, from the coding sequence ATGGCTGATTACAAACTGGGCGACGGGCTGCGCACCGTATTTCTGGCCGGCATCGGAGCATTGGCGACGACCGCTGAAAAAGGGCAGCAAATCGTCGACGAACTGGTCAAGAAAGGCGAGCTGACCGTCGAGCAGGGCAAGACCCTGAACACCGAGCTCAAGCACAAGGCGCAGGAAGTTAAGGACGACTTTAAGGCAGATGAGGCCAAGTCCGAGGGTGAAGACGCGAAGCCTTCTGCTGGCGCTGCTTCCGACGACGAAACCAAAGAAAGCGGAGACAAGGCCGAGTGA
- a CDS encoding histidine phosphatase family protein, translating into MTSPTIYLARHTETTSNTMGLMQGWSDFPITQHGHEIIKCFGLGLKGITFNAAYSGSLPRHYQTARGALDYSGNGSVAVKQDPDLREDNFGSFEGRESKETNLAGLKRLGYSSMATALADRGTKINLDLQDAWHDLDAENALNTDLADQDRAESSADVRKRMNRAMRRIGEDAVKQHAGNILVVSSGLSIRQFLFLVNPDTDFTGLQNTAVTKLCYENGTFRIIGKVASMEYYERGKASLSE; encoded by the coding sequence ATGACATCACCAACCATCTATTTGGCGCGACATACCGAAACCACTTCGAACACCATGGGGCTTATGCAAGGATGGTCGGATTTCCCGATAACGCAACATGGACATGAAATTATCAAATGCTTCGGACTCGGCCTCAAGGGCATCACTTTCAACGCAGCCTATTCCGGTTCGCTGCCACGGCATTATCAGACCGCCAGAGGAGCGCTTGACTACTCCGGCAATGGCTCTGTCGCCGTTAAGCAGGACCCGGATCTTCGCGAAGACAATTTCGGCAGCTTCGAGGGCAGGGAAAGCAAAGAAACCAATCTCGCCGGATTGAAGCGCCTCGGATACTCTTCCATGGCGACCGCGCTGGCCGACAGAGGCACCAAGATCAATCTCGACCTACAGGACGCCTGGCATGACCTCGATGCCGAAAACGCACTCAACACGGATTTGGCTGATCAGGATCGTGCGGAAAGTTCAGCGGACGTGCGCAAACGAATGAACCGCGCGATGAGGCGTATCGGCGAAGACGCCGTTAAGCAGCACGCCGGCAACATTTTGGTGGTCAGTTCTGGACTCAGCATCCGTCAGTTCCTTTTCCTCGTCAACCCTGATACTGATTTCACCGGTCTGCAAAATACGGCAGTAACCAAACTGTGCTATGAAAACGGCACTTTCAGAATCATCGGCAAGGTCGCTTCGATGGAATATTACGAACGCGGCAAGGCCAGTTTGTCAGAGTGA
- a CDS encoding glutamine amidotransferase — MSIYPKDMNIYGDWGNVLTIKRRLALYGYEPVIHTYNQGDPWPEHVDMILGGGGQDNGQKKISEDFFKRADILRKLTQEDVPMLMICGMYQLFGEYFETIDGTKLDGIGIFGVYTEGRETRMIGNLLEHSDQFGDVIGYENHSGQTFLREGVQPFGHVDHEGWGNNGKDGTEGARVHNVIGTYMHGPLLPKNPKVSDFLIHAAATHRYGEFRPQQTQTQKTELAHIDELAANARRVAVTRPR, encoded by the coding sequence ATGTCCATCTATCCGAAGGATATGAACATCTACGGCGACTGGGGCAACGTCTTAACCATCAAACGCCGGCTTGCGCTTTACGGCTATGAGCCGGTCATCCATACCTACAATCAAGGTGATCCGTGGCCGGAGCACGTCGATATGATTCTCGGCGGCGGCGGACAGGATAACGGCCAGAAGAAGATTTCCGAAGACTTCTTCAAGCGCGCGGATATCCTGCGGAAGCTTACGCAAGAGGACGTGCCGATGCTCATGATTTGCGGTATGTACCAGCTGTTCGGCGAGTATTTCGAGACCATCGACGGCACCAAGCTCGACGGCATCGGCATTTTCGGTGTCTATACCGAAGGCCGCGAAACCCGCATGATTGGTAACCTTCTGGAGCATTCCGACCAGTTCGGCGACGTCATCGGCTATGAAAACCATTCCGGCCAGACTTTCCTGCGCGAGGGGGTCCAGCCGTTCGGTCACGTCGACCACGAGGGCTGGGGCAACAATGGCAAAGACGGCACGGAAGGTGCCCGTGTCCACAATGTCATCGGCACCTACATGCATGGCCCGCTGCTGCCCAAGAACCCCAAGGTTTCGGACTTCCTCATCCACGCCGCCGCCACCCATCGCTACGGCGAATTCCGGCCGCAGCAAACGCAAACCCAAAAAACCGAGCTCGCCCATATTGACGAGTTGGCAGCCAACGCTCGCAGGGTCGCCGTAACACGCCCGCGGTAG
- a CDS encoding Mur ligase family protein: MTNGTSSPRKPWNAFATPTIGKAVRGLSRLLHHGGSAFPGKVVETIDPGFLARTLGQLRYGVVLVSGTNGKTTTTRMIASMLKDLDLKVFTNPTGSNFTRGVVSALLTEVSASGRLDADIAVLELDEAYAVHFVHQVKPRCALLLNVMRDQLDRFGEIDNTARLLSHVAEATTGTVVLNREDRRIAALANVVPQGTQVRYFGLSDELRKLFPSDDDMHAGDLSVAEKAAIKVEGVNTALASAVAPVATSLSQSDAAISHDVFDADGNRIIPKLDARETVSASSAIADSLASKRHADVVLSHVGDHEAEFVMDDAEFETRVQLEGVYNLFNAAAALAVVRTVTEHIENADTTQPRARDERLMRALSHVTPAFGRGEVITVGKAPVELLLVKNPMGFRMSLASFRPEGHKTMIVINDEYADGRDMSWLWDVDFTSLRGAGVEMVSGVRAWDMALRLEYEDVKVARTDTNIEEAVRKFVTTDPGKPKHIYCTYTAMLKVRSELGKYAKVVDAGVGK, translated from the coding sequence ATGACGAACGGAACTTCATCGCCTCGCAAGCCGTGGAACGCATTCGCTACCCCGACCATCGGCAAGGCGGTCCGAGGGCTTTCGCGCCTGCTTCACCACGGCGGCAGCGCGTTCCCCGGCAAGGTGGTCGAGACGATTGACCCCGGGTTTCTGGCGCGCACGCTGGGCCAGCTGCGCTACGGCGTGGTGCTGGTTTCAGGTACGAACGGCAAGACCACGACCACGCGCATGATCGCCTCGATGCTGAAGGACCTGGATCTCAAGGTGTTCACCAACCCCACCGGTTCGAACTTCACGCGCGGCGTCGTCTCGGCCCTGCTCACGGAAGTCTCGGCTTCGGGCAGGCTCGATGCCGACATCGCGGTTTTGGAACTCGACGAGGCCTACGCGGTGCATTTCGTGCATCAGGTCAAACCACGCTGTGCTCTGCTGCTGAACGTCATGCGCGACCAGCTCGACCGGTTCGGCGAGATTGACAACACCGCGCGGCTGTTGAGCCACGTTGCCGAGGCCACGACCGGAACGGTTGTTTTGAACCGTGAGGACCGGCGAATCGCGGCGCTCGCAAACGTGGTTCCGCAAGGTACACAGGTTCGGTATTTTGGACTTTCCGACGAGCTGCGCAAGCTGTTCCCCTCCGATGATGACATGCACGCCGGTGATTTGTCGGTCGCTGAAAAAGCCGCGATAAAGGTAGAAGGCGTCAATACCGCGTTGGCCAGCGCCGTTGCGCCGGTGGCCACGTCTCTCTCGCAATCCGATGCGGCAATCTCGCACGATGTATTCGATGCCGATGGCAATAGAATTATCCCCAAACTTGATGCGCGGGAAACGGTTTCCGCCTCCTCGGCCATAGCGGATTCGCTCGCATCAAAACGTCATGCGGACGTGGTGCTGAGCCATGTGGGTGATCACGAGGCGGAATTCGTGATGGACGATGCCGAATTCGAGACCAGAGTTCAGCTTGAGGGAGTCTATAATCTCTTCAATGCGGCTGCCGCGCTCGCCGTGGTTCGCACGGTGACCGAGCACATCGAGAACGCCGATACCACACAGCCCAGGGCCCGTGATGAGAGACTTATGCGGGCGCTTTCACACGTCACCCCGGCATTTGGCCGTGGCGAGGTCATCACCGTCGGCAAGGCGCCGGTGGAGCTTTTGCTGGTCAAGAACCCGATGGGCTTCAGGATGTCGCTCGCGAGCTTCCGGCCCGAGGGACACAAAACGATGATTGTCATTAACGATGAATATGCCGACGGGCGTGACATGAGCTGGCTATGGGATGTCGATTTCACTTCGCTGCGCGGCGCAGGCGTCGAAATGGTTTCGGGCGTGCGGGCTTGGGATATGGCGTTGCGTTTGGAATATGAAGATGTGAAGGTCGCCCGGACTGACACAAATATCGAGGAAGCCGTACGCAAGTTCGTTACGACAGATCCGGGCAAGCCGAAACATATCTATTGCACGTATACCGCGATGCTCAAGGTACGCTCGGAGCTCGGCAAATACGCTAAAGTCGTCGATGCCGGGGTGGGGAAGTGA